In Candidatus Zixiibacteriota bacterium, a single window of DNA contains:
- a CDS encoding DUF3078 domain-containing protein — protein MKGNILGVTLMIGMILLLTIPGQAEPWEKSFNLALNATQASYSDSWTGGEEGNVTWAATADGIFSKKFTRVFSLKNTVKLAFGQTVTQDKDTKEWSRPAKSTDKIDFEALGMYNLETYVEPYTAFRFESQFLDASVDNNKRYINPILLTESAGIARSLYKKDKDDILTRLGFAFRQNINRDFLTIVGTDTTKDNVTSTDGGFESVTDVKLVLNNQLGYIGKLTLYKALFFSKKDDFKGTEAEDYWKAIDINWENTLTADISKYIKVTFYTQLLYDKQISKKGRLKETLALGLTYSLM, from the coding sequence ATGAAAGGAAACATCTTAGGGGTGACTCTCATGATCGGCATGATCCTGCTTTTAACCATACCGGGGCAGGCCGAGCCGTGGGAAAAATCTTTTAACCTGGCTTTGAACGCCACCCAGGCATCATATTCCGACAGCTGGACCGGAGGTGAAGAAGGCAATGTCACCTGGGCCGCGACTGCCGATGGTATTTTTTCAAAGAAATTTACCCGGGTTTTCAGTCTTAAGAATACCGTCAAACTGGCCTTTGGCCAAACTGTGACGCAGGATAAGGATACCAAAGAATGGTCCAGACCGGCCAAATCAACCGACAAAATCGACTTTGAGGCTCTGGGAATGTATAACCTGGAAACCTATGTTGAACCATATACGGCCTTCAGATTCGAAAGCCAGTTTCTGGATGCCTCGGTTGATAATAATAAAAGATATATCAATCCCATTCTTTTGACCGAATCGGCCGGTATTGCCCGTTCGCTTTATAAAAAGGATAAAGACGACATCCTGACCCGTCTGGGCTTTGCCTTCAGACAGAACATCAACCGGGATTTCCTTACTATTGTCGGTACCGATACCACCAAAGACAATGTGACCAGCACCGACGGCGGTTTTGAATCGGTGACTGATGTCAAGCTGGTTCTTAACAACCAACTCGGGTATATCGGTAAACTGACATTGTATAAAGCCCTCTTTTTCTCTAAAAAGGATGATTTCAAAGGTACCGAGGCCGAGGACTACTGGAAAGCGATTGATATCAATTGGGAAAATACTCTGACCGCCGACATTTCCAAGTATATTAAGGTAACTTTCTATACCCAGCTACTTTATGACAAGCAGATCAGCAAGAAAGGCCGCCTAAAAGAGACTCTGGCGCTGGGATTGACTTACAGTTTGATGTAA
- a CDS encoding serpin family protein has translation MKLNFLLVPLMALMVIIGGGRSGNPPLAATPLQEGQNPLDGNLITSQTKFAFDFQSELYRTNPGKNCFISPLSAALALAMTYNGANGETKEAMEDALHLRGFNPGQVNAFFKKLMVILQNTDPKIELNIANSIWYRRDLDFKQSFFNLVKENYNAHLEPLTDAETINHWVDEKTKGRINRIIDSIDPADMMVLINALYFKGMWASEFKEEKTLNDEFALAVGNKIIFPLMRQDGKFRYLENDSFQAINLPYGDKHMSMYVFLPRENYSLDGFMQTLGAENWNDWQIRFRECEGEIRLPKFKMEYEQVLNDILFAMGMGIAFDPVGADFSAMYEPQRGTNLYISIVKQKTFLEVNEKGTEAAAVTAVKMKLTAARPDEERKFLMVVNRPFFMAIVDNQTGIILFTGAITDPRG, from the coding sequence ATGAAGTTGAATTTTTTGCTGGTGCCGTTGATGGCACTGATGGTTATAATCGGGGGCGGCCGGTCGGGTAATCCTCCGCTGGCGGCAACACCCCTTCAGGAAGGGCAAAATCCATTGGATGGCAATTTGATAACATCGCAGACTAAATTCGCCTTTGATTTCCAATCGGAATTATACCGAACCAATCCGGGCAAAAATTGTTTTATCTCTCCCCTGAGTGCCGCGCTGGCGCTGGCCATGACATATAATGGCGCCAATGGTGAAACAAAAGAGGCTATGGAGGATGCCCTTCACCTGCGGGGATTCAATCCCGGACAGGTCAATGCGTTCTTTAAAAAACTCATGGTCATTTTGCAGAACACCGATCCCAAGATAGAATTGAATATTGCCAATTCCATCTGGTACCGCCGGGATTTAGATTTCAAGCAGTCATTCTTCAATCTCGTTAAAGAAAATTATAATGCCCATCTCGAACCCCTGACCGATGCGGAAACCATAAACCACTGGGTCGATGAAAAAACCAAAGGCCGGATTAATCGGATTATCGACAGTATCGATCCCGCGGATATGATGGTGTTGATAAACGCCCTCTATTTCAAAGGAATGTGGGCCAGTGAATTTAAAGAGGAAAAGACTCTCAATGATGAATTCGCTCTTGCCGTTGGAAATAAAATAATCTTTCCTCTGATGCGACAGGATGGCAAATTCCGCTACCTGGAAAACGATTCCTTTCAGGCCATCAATCTTCCCTATGGTGATAAGCACATGAGTATGTATGTCTTCCTGCCTCGGGAGAATTATAGCCTTGATGGTTTCATGCAGACTTTAGGTGCCGAGAACTGGAATGACTGGCAAATCCGTTTTCGTGAATGCGAAGGTGAAATCCGCCTGCCGAAATTCAAAATGGAATATGAACAGGTCCTAAATGATATCCTGTTCGCTATGGGTATGGGAATCGCGTTCGATCCGGTAGGTGCCGATTTTTCAGCAATGTATGAACCACAGCGCGGAACCAATCTGTATATCAGCATTGTCAAACAGAAGACCTTTTTAGAGGTCAACGAAAAAGGAACCGAGGCGGCCGCTGTAACGGCTGTTAAAATGAAATTGACCGCCGCCAGGCCTGATGAAGAAAGAAAATTTTTGATGGTTGTCAATCGGCCATTTTTCATGGCCATTGTCGATAATCAGACCGGGATCATTCTCTTCACCGGGGCCATTACCGATCCGCGAGGCTAA